One genomic window of Theobroma cacao cultivar B97-61/B2 unplaced genomic scaffold, Criollo_cocoa_genome_V2, whole genome shotgun sequence includes the following:
- the LOC18589263 gene encoding uncharacterized protein LOC18589263, giving the protein MGENMASIQYLQDDPAEEAEEALSLCDLALDLDANGNSDNDLGKLPAQSRRSSSEAAPEFFEFLSDVSSDMCPADDIIFCGKLIPLKQQPVSFQRQKGYPSDEKRKNHVLRKRSESLSELRSSSMTRSSSTKNTTLLRNSRSLDYQKLHRYEMERNPSTRSAGKTHVLPKKAVKPRWYVFMFGMVKFPPEMELQDIKSRQFGRSPSVMFPPMEDGGKKFAGNRCSGKGSSWSLLKALSCRDHTSVAVTASFWMPQA; this is encoded by the coding sequence ATGGGAGAAAACATGGCTAGTATTCAATATCTTCAAGACGACCCAGCTGAAGAGGCAGAAGAAGCACTTTCTCTCTGTGACCTTGCCTTAGATTTAGATGCCAATGGCAACTCTGATAATGACTTGGGAAAATTGCCTGCCCAATCTCGAAGATCATCGTCCGAGGCTGCCCCTGAATTTTTTGAGTTTCTCAGCGACGTTAGCTCTGATATGTGCCCAGCTGACGACATAATTTTCTGCGGCAAACTCATTCCTCTGAAGCAACAACCCGTTTCCTTTCAAAGGCAAAAAGGTTACCCTTCtgatgaaaagagaaaaaaccaTGTTTTACGCAAACGATCCGAGTCACTCTCCGAGTTACGCAGCAGCTCCATGACTCGTTCCAGCAGCACCAAGAACACTACACTTCTCAGgaacagccgttccttggatTATCAAAAGCTTCACCGTTATGAGATGGAGAGGAACCCTTCGACAAGAAGCGCTGGAAAAACCCATGTTTTACCCAAAAAAGCTGTAAAGCCAAGGTGGTACGTTTTCATGTTTGGAATGGTTAAGTTTCCACCGGAAATGGAGCTTCAAGATATCAAAAGCCGGCAGTTTGGACGGAGTCCTTCGGTTATGTTTCCGCCGATGGAAGATGGGGGCAAGAAGTTCGCCGGTAACCGGTGCTCCGGCAAGGGTTCGTCTTGGAGTTTGTTAAAAGCGCTGAGTTGCAGGGATCACACTAGCGTTGCTGTAACGGCGTCGTTCTGGATGCCTCAAGCCTAG